The region GACAATATGTTGTAAGGACTATTTAATCAATTTGATGCAAAACCAAAAAAAGTTTTGCCTTTTAGAATGTTTGCCCTATAATATTAATCAAGGAGCAGATATGAAACCTAGTATAATAGTTTTTAGCACACCTACTTGCTCTTGGTGCAAGAAGTTGAAAAGCTACTTAAGAGAAAATAGTTTTATCTATAAAGACATAGATGTATCCAAGGATACAAAAGCCCTAAACGATATGATTAAGAAAACCGGACAACAAGGGGTTCCACAAACATGGATAAATGGTACACCGATAATTGGATTTGATAGAGCAAAAATAGATAAACTATTGGGAATAAATAAACAAACGATAGGAGAG is a window of Candidatus Cloacimonadota bacterium DNA encoding:
- a CDS encoding NrdH-redoxin codes for the protein MKPSIIVFSTPTCSWCKKLKSYLRENSFIYKDIDVSKDTKALNDMIKKTGQQGVPQTWINGTPIIGFDRAKIDKLLGINKQTIGEKQ